In Streptococcus uberis, a single window of DNA contains:
- the nagA gene encoding N-acetylglucosamine-6-phosphate deacetylase, protein MTRYIKADCFYFPNHVQSGGFLEIKDGQFGQWLQTVSEDAEIIDYSGYQIAPGLVDTHIHGFAGADVMDNSAEGIHKMSEGLLSTGVTSFLPTTLTSSFEQLEKVSATIASVADKVKGAKIQGIYFEGPYFTEEYKGAQNPIYMKNPRLDEFDAWQKAANGLIKKIALAPEREGVAEFVTTLTKKGVTVALGHSNGTYEEAKKIVDAGASVWVHAYNGMRGLSHREPGMVGAVYHIPNTYAELICDGHHVSPVACDILMQQKGHDHVALITDCMRAGGAEDGDYMLGEFPVKVENGTARLKSSGNLAGSILQLKDGIKNVVDWGIASPAEAIHMASYVAAKSVGLDHICGQIKEGYAADFIVLDKALELKATYLDGQKAFEV, encoded by the coding sequence ATGACACGTTATATTAAAGCAGATTGTTTTTATTTTCCAAATCATGTTCAGTCTGGTGGATTTCTTGAAATCAAAGATGGTCAATTTGGACAGTGGTTACAAACTGTGTCAGAGGATGCTGAGATCATTGATTATAGTGGTTATCAGATTGCACCAGGTCTAGTAGATACTCATATTCATGGTTTTGCAGGTGCCGACGTTATGGATAATTCTGCAGAAGGAATCCACAAAATGAGTGAAGGCCTTTTATCAACAGGAGTGACTTCATTTTTACCAACAACATTAACGTCAAGTTTTGAACAGTTGGAAAAAGTTTCGGCAACGATTGCCTCAGTTGCCGATAAGGTTAAAGGTGCAAAAATCCAAGGAATATATTTTGAAGGACCATACTTTACAGAAGAATATAAAGGTGCACAAAACCCAATTTATATGAAAAATCCACGATTGGATGAATTTGATGCTTGGCAGAAAGCTGCAAATGGCCTTATTAAAAAAATAGCCTTGGCACCGGAACGTGAAGGTGTTGCAGAGTTTGTCACAACTCTTACTAAGAAGGGAGTGACTGTGGCCCTTGGGCATTCCAACGGGACTTATGAAGAAGCGAAAAAAATTGTGGATGCTGGTGCTAGTGTATGGGTACATGCCTATAACGGAATGCGCGGTTTAAGCCATCGGGAACCTGGTATGGTTGGGGCAGTTTATCATATTCCCAATACTTATGCAGAATTGATTTGTGATGGACACCATGTTTCACCAGTCGCATGTGATATTTTAATGCAACAAAAAGGACATGATCATGTTGCGCTAATTACAGATTGTATGCGTGCAGGTGGCGCTGAGGATGGGGATTATATGTTAGGTGAATTTCCTGTCAAAGTTGAAAATGGGACTGCTCGACTAAAAAGTAGCGGTAATTTAGCAGGTTCTATTTTACAATTAAAAGACGGCATTAAGAATGTGGTTGACTGGGGAATTGCAAGTCCTGCAGAAGCTATTCATATGGCTTCTTATGTGGCAGCAAAATCAGTTGGACTTGATCATATCTGTGGACAAATCAAGGAAGGCTATGCAGCTGATTTCATCGTTTTAGATAAGGCATTAGAATTGAAAGCAACCTATTTGGATGGTCAAAAAGCCTTTGAGGTTTAA
- a CDS encoding lipoprotein, translating to MKPSNTEKLFLILSLLTLILAGSFYLFFARNHIGNALTQKETQTVQKSNMLSKAIDALEKAEKNPSLEAIEKAEKAINQLKKTDTKLRLQERLNQLKKAFSIEKEAIKALEEAEKNPSLETKDKAKEAIDKIGNLTKKNELLNRLGAIVISDQAPESSSTSSEAASDTTISDANTGNAEQATIYESPVAPAESYVPQAPAQSVGEPVQPATPSTPAPSPEAPSTPPTVPATDTPSESTPNP from the coding sequence ATGAAGCCATCAAATACGGAAAAACTATTTCTCATTTTGAGTCTTTTAACATTAATTCTTGCAGGTAGTTTTTATTTATTCTTTGCAAGAAACCATATCGGAAACGCCTTAACACAAAAAGAAACACAAACAGTTCAAAAAAGTAATATGTTAAGCAAGGCCATTGACGCCCTAGAAAAAGCTGAGAAAAATCCAAGTCTTGAAGCAATTGAAAAAGCTGAGAAAGCCATTAATCAGTTGAAAAAAACTGATACTAAGTTACGTCTCCAAGAGCGACTAAATCAACTAAAAAAAGCTTTCTCCATTGAAAAGGAAGCCATTAAAGCACTTGAGGAGGCTGAAAAAAATCCTAGTCTTGAAACCAAAGACAAAGCTAAAGAAGCCATTGATAAAATTGGAAATCTCACCAAAAAAAATGAGCTCTTAAATCGATTAGGAGCAATTGTCATTTCAGATCAAGCACCTGAATCAAGCTCCACATCGTCAGAAGCTGCAAGTGACACGACTATAAGTGATGCAAACACAGGAAATGCAGAACAAGCAACCATTTATGAAAGTCCGGTTGCACCAGCTGAAAGCTATGTTCCTCAAGCCCCCGCTCAAAGTGTTGGAGAACCTGTCCAACCCGCAACACCAAGTACTCCTGCGCCAAGCCCTGAGGCTCCAAGTACTCCTCCAACTGTTCCTGCGACAGATACCCCAAGTGAATCAACCCCTAATCCATAA
- a CDS encoding DegV family protein has protein sequence MKWKIVADSGCDLISIEKESSQFVFERVPLTLRIGNQVFIDDASLDVDAMMTAMSESETATTSSCPSPDAFLQAFKGADNVIAITITGTLSGSHNSARLAKEMLLEENPNANIHVIDSLSAGGEMDLIVKEIVRLIEEGLDFQEVVSQITDYQKQTGLLFVLAKVDNLVKNGRLNKLIGAIVGLLNIRMVGCASQEGTLELLQKARGQKKAVTAVVEELEKAGYRGGKIFIAHRNNEKICQQIKEKVLALYPQTQIDLCPTSGLCSFYAEEEGILLGYEK, from the coding sequence ATGAAGTGGAAAATTGTAGCAGATTCAGGTTGCGACCTAATCAGTATTGAAAAAGAGTCATCCCAATTTGTTTTTGAAAGAGTACCATTAACACTACGTATCGGCAATCAAGTTTTCATTGATGATGCCTCATTAGACGTTGACGCAATGATGACAGCCATGAGTGAGTCGGAAACCGCAACCACATCAAGCTGTCCCAGCCCAGACGCCTTTTTACAGGCCTTCAAAGGAGCTGATAATGTTATAGCTATTACCATTACCGGAACATTGTCTGGCAGCCATAATAGTGCTCGCTTAGCAAAAGAAATGCTACTTGAAGAAAATCCAAATGCAAATATTCATGTCATCGATTCTCTATCAGCAGGTGGTGAAATGGATTTAATCGTTAAAGAAATTGTTAGATTGATTGAAGAAGGATTAGATTTCCAAGAGGTCGTTTCACAAATAACAGATTATCAAAAACAAACAGGATTACTGTTCGTATTAGCCAAAGTTGACAATCTTGTAAAAAATGGTCGACTCAATAAATTAATTGGTGCCATAGTAGGCTTATTGAACATTCGTATGGTTGGATGTGCTAGCCAAGAAGGAACTTTAGAGCTTTTGCAAAAAGCCAGAGGCCAAAAAAAAGCTGTTACAGCAGTGGTTGAAGAACTTGAAAAAGCAGGTTATAGAGGTGGAAAAATCTTTATAGCTCATCGTAATAATGAAAAAATTTGTCAACAAATTAAAGAAAAAGTACTTGCTCTTTATCCACAAACTCAGATTGACTTGTGTCCAACATCTGGATTATGTAGTTTTTATGCTGAAGAAGAAGGTATATTATTAGGCTACGAAAAATAA
- a CDS encoding TetR/AcrR family transcriptional regulator gives MSDKIMSEKSLQNLRQCNREAKTISRESLELALLDLLEKKSLTQITISELVTKAGVSRNAFYRNYKSKEDILFQIITKFIRRLFQGIKLFDLHTQANQAWYFLFSEAKKEERLLKIMFRNHLQQVVIQIVTKRLKAYQRWKATQQSHYTRLFWSNAIVSVLANWIKDGMVIPAEEMAKMGLPLLP, from the coding sequence ATGTCCGATAAAATCATGTCAGAAAAGTCTCTCCAAAACTTAAGACAATGTAACCGTGAAGCTAAGACAATTTCTAGAGAATCTCTAGAGCTTGCTTTATTAGACTTATTAGAAAAAAAATCATTAACTCAAATCACCATCTCAGAGTTAGTAACTAAAGCTGGAGTCTCGCGTAACGCATTTTATCGAAATTACAAATCTAAGGAGGATATCCTCTTTCAGATTATCACAAAATTTATCAGAAGGCTCTTTCAAGGAATCAAACTTTTTGACCTCCACACTCAAGCCAATCAAGCCTGGTATTTTCTTTTTTCTGAAGCCAAAAAAGAAGAACGCCTCTTAAAAATTATGTTTCGAAATCATTTACAACAAGTTGTTATCCAGATTGTAACCAAACGTCTTAAAGCTTATCAAAGATGGAAAGCAACGCAACAATCACACTATACACGTCTTTTCTGGAGTAATGCCATCGTCTCCGTTCTTGCCAACTGGATTAAAGATGGCATGGTTATTCCTGCAGAAGAAATGGCAAAGATGGGTTTACCACTCTTACCATAA
- a CDS encoding Cof-type HAD-IIB family hydrolase: MTDIKLIAIDLDGTLLNSQKDIPSENIETIKRATREGVKIVLCTGRPTSGTKPYFNQLDLVEDEYLILNNGCSTYKSLNWELIGHHALSLNQVEHLYKVSEQYPDIYLTLTTENHYYVVGEHVPDLVQADGDLVFNTVEAISMEALETNPEIIFQAMYMGEESAMDVFERENRSLLSESFSVVRSQSYILEIMPEGVTKAYALKELTEKLGFLPENVMAIGDAPNDIEMLSYAGLGIAMGNASEAIKVLADRVTLDCDHAGVSKAIKDYVLDI, from the coding sequence GTGACAGATATTAAACTTATCGCCATCGATTTAGATGGTACCTTGTTAAATAGCCAAAAGGACATTCCTTCTGAAAATATTGAAACAATCAAAAGGGCAACAAGGGAGGGCGTAAAAATCGTCTTGTGTACAGGGAGACCGACAAGTGGCACAAAACCATATTTTAATCAATTAGATCTTGTTGAAGATGAATACCTCATTTTAAATAATGGTTGTAGCACCTACAAAAGTCTAAACTGGGAGTTGATAGGTCATCATGCCTTAAGTTTAAATCAGGTAGAACATCTGTATAAGGTTTCAGAGCAGTATCCCGACATCTACTTAACCTTAACGACTGAAAATCATTATTATGTTGTTGGGGAACATGTCCCTGATTTAGTTCAAGCAGATGGGGATTTGGTTTTTAATACTGTGGAAGCCATTTCTATGGAAGCCTTAGAGACAAATCCGGAAATTATTTTTCAAGCCATGTATATGGGAGAAGAAAGTGCTATGGATGTATTTGAAAGAGAAAATCGTTCTCTATTAAGTGAATCTTTTAGTGTGGTTAGAAGTCAATCTTATATCTTGGAGATTATGCCTGAAGGAGTGACAAAAGCTTATGCCTTAAAAGAATTGACTGAGAAGTTAGGCTTTTTACCGGAAAATGTGATGGCTATTGGTGATGCACCTAATGATATTGAGATGCTATCTTATGCAGGACTAGGAATAGCAATGGGAAATGCAAGTGAAGCTATTAAGGTTTTAGCTGATAGAGTAACATTAGACTGTGATCATGCCGGTGTTTCAAAAGCAATTAAAGATTATGTTTTAGACATATAA
- the lacG gene encoding 6-phospho-beta-galactosidase yields the protein MKTLPKDFIYGGATAAYQAEGATKTDGKGPVAWDKYLEENYWYTAEPASDFYHQYPIDLDLCQKFGINGIRISIAWSRIFPKGFGEVNPKGVAFYHRLFEECFKNGVEPFVTLHHFDTPAELHEKGDFLNRQTIQYFIDYAAYCFEEFSEVRYWTTFNEIGPIGYSQYLVGKFPPGIKYDLAKLFQSHHNMMVAHASAVKLYKEKGYPGEIGIVHSLPMKYPKDANNPKDVRAAELDDVIDNRFLLDATYLGHYSDVTMEAVTHILSQNGGQLDLREEDFRILEEAKDLNDFLGINYYMSDWLEGIDCETEIVHNSRGNKGSSKHQVKGVGRRTLDIDVPRSDWDWVIYPKGLYDQMMRIKKEYPNYHKIYVTENGLGYKDVFENDTVNDIERIDYVKHHLEAVSDAIRDGVNVKGYFIWSLMDVFSWSNGYEKRYGLFYVDFETQERYPKKSAYWYKELSDTGVIK from the coding sequence ATGAAAACTTTACCGAAAGACTTTATTTATGGTGGCGCAACAGCTGCCTATCAGGCCGAAGGCGCTACAAAAACAGATGGCAAAGGGCCAGTGGCGTGGGATAAGTACTTAGAAGAAAATTATTGGTATACAGCTGAACCTGCTAGTGATTTTTACCATCAATATCCTATTGACCTTGATTTGTGTCAAAAGTTCGGAATTAACGGTATTCGAATTTCCATTGCTTGGTCTCGAATTTTTCCTAAAGGGTTTGGTGAGGTCAATCCCAAAGGGGTTGCATTTTATCATCGCCTTTTTGAAGAATGTTTTAAAAATGGTGTGGAACCCTTTGTGACTTTACATCATTTTGATACGCCTGCGGAACTTCATGAAAAAGGTGACTTTTTAAATCGTCAGACTATACAGTATTTTATTGACTATGCTGCATATTGTTTCGAAGAATTTTCAGAGGTTCGTTACTGGACGACTTTTAATGAAATTGGTCCGATAGGATATAGCCAATACCTTGTTGGAAAATTTCCACCGGGAATCAAATATGATTTGGCAAAACTCTTTCAATCTCATCATAATATGATGGTAGCGCATGCTTCGGCCGTAAAACTTTATAAAGAAAAAGGTTATCCAGGTGAAATTGGTATTGTTCATAGTCTTCCAATGAAATATCCTAAAGATGCAAATAACCCCAAGGACGTCAGAGCCGCTGAATTAGATGATGTGATTGATAATCGTTTCCTATTAGATGCCACATATCTCGGTCATTATTCAGATGTTACAATGGAAGCTGTGACGCATATCTTGTCTCAAAATGGTGGTCAATTAGACCTTAGGGAAGAAGATTTTAGGATTCTAGAAGAAGCTAAGGATTTAAATGACTTTTTAGGAATCAATTATTATATGAGTGACTGGCTAGAAGGAATCGACTGTGAGACTGAGATTGTTCATAATAGCAGAGGAAATAAAGGATCTTCTAAACACCAAGTGAAAGGTGTCGGTCGCAGAACGCTAGATATTGATGTTCCACGCTCGGATTGGGATTGGGTTATTTATCCTAAAGGTTTGTATGACCAAATGATGCGAATTAAAAAAGAATACCCAAATTACCATAAGATTTATGTTACTGAGAATGGGCTAGGCTATAAAGATGTTTTTGAAAATGATACCGTAAATGATATTGAAAGAATTGATTATGTTAAGCACCATTTGGAAGCTGTATCAGATGCCATTAGAGATGGGGTCAATGTGAAGGGATACTTTATTTGGTCTCTCATGGATGTCTTTTCATGGTCAAATGGTTATGAAAAACGATATGGACTTTTTTATGTTGATTTCGAAACACAGGAACGCTATCCTAAAAAAAGTGCTTATTGGTATAAGGAGCTATCAGATACTGGTGTCATTAAATAA
- a CDS encoding lactose-specific PTS transporter subunit EIIC, producing the protein MNGLVHQIEKMKPFFEKVSRNIYLRAIKDGFIAGMPIIIFSSIFMLIAFVPNIWGFHWDPKIEAMIVKPYSYSMGILGLLVAGTTAKNLTDSFNRDLPATNQINNIATLITAIVGFLLLSSDPLKGGFSSSHLGTSGLLAAFIAAFITVNIYKFFIKRNITIKMPAEVPPNIAQTFKDIFPLSTSILVMYGIDLVIRQLSGQNFATTVITLFQPLFTAADGYLGLAIIYGAMAMFWFIGIHGPSIVEPAVSAIMLLNIDKNIALIGDGQQATHLITPGLQYFVATMGGTGATLVVPFMFMWLSKSKQNKAIGRAAAVPTFFGVNEPILFGAPLVLNPVFMVPFILTPIFNVWIFKFFVEFLGINSFTYVLPWTTPGPLGLVLGTGFAGLSFLLAIVLIIFDVLMYYPFFKVYDNQILAEENQKHDLIVDGQVDIQPVHSKEKDSEMSAANQETLPTLSKKVLVLCAGGGTSGLLSNALNKAAKEFQVDITSTAGAYGTHQDILKDFDLVILAPQVASNYQDIKKETDKLGVKLTKTEGMEYINLTRDPKGSLDYVLKQFVNE; encoded by the coding sequence ATGAACGGATTAGTTCATCAAATTGAAAAAATGAAACCCTTTTTTGAAAAGGTCTCTCGTAATATTTATTTGAGAGCTATTAAAGATGGCTTTATAGCTGGAATGCCAATCATCATTTTTTCCAGTATCTTTATGTTAATCGCTTTTGTTCCTAACATTTGGGGATTTCATTGGGATCCCAAGATAGAAGCGATGATTGTTAAGCCTTATTCTTATTCAATGGGAATATTAGGCCTTTTAGTTGCTGGAACAACAGCAAAAAATTTGACAGACTCTTTTAATAGAGATTTACCTGCGACAAATCAAATCAATAATATTGCTACATTAATTACGGCTATTGTAGGTTTTCTCTTATTGTCTTCTGATCCACTTAAAGGAGGATTCTCTTCTAGTCATCTAGGTACCTCTGGATTATTGGCAGCTTTTATTGCAGCATTTATCACAGTCAATATTTACAAGTTTTTTATTAAACGGAATATTACGATTAAAATGCCTGCTGAAGTTCCACCGAATATCGCACAAACTTTCAAAGATATATTCCCCTTATCGACTTCAATACTTGTGATGTACGGTATCGATTTAGTGATAAGACAATTAAGCGGTCAAAATTTTGCAACAACCGTTATTACCTTGTTTCAACCCCTGTTTACAGCAGCTGATGGCTATCTTGGTTTGGCTATTATTTATGGGGCAATGGCCATGTTTTGGTTTATTGGAATTCACGGTCCATCAATTGTTGAACCGGCAGTTTCAGCCATTATGTTATTAAATATTGACAAAAACATTGCTTTAATTGGTGATGGTCAACAAGCAACTCACCTTATCACACCAGGCCTACAATACTTTGTAGCGACTATGGGAGGAACAGGTGCTACCTTGGTTGTTCCTTTTATGTTTATGTGGCTCTCTAAGTCCAAACAAAATAAAGCAATAGGAAGAGCAGCAGCAGTTCCAACCTTCTTTGGCGTTAATGAACCCATCTTATTTGGAGCACCTTTGGTATTAAATCCTGTCTTTATGGTTCCATTTATCCTAACTCCGATTTTTAATGTCTGGATTTTTAAATTCTTTGTTGAATTTCTTGGAATAAATAGTTTTACTTATGTATTGCCATGGACAACGCCAGGTCCACTTGGATTAGTATTAGGAACTGGATTTGCAGGACTTTCCTTTCTTTTAGCAATTGTGCTCATTATCTTTGATGTCCTTATGTACTATCCATTTTTCAAAGTTTATGATAATCAAATCTTAGCAGAAGAAAATCAAAAACATGATTTAATTGTAGATGGCCAAGTGGACATCCAACCAGTACATTCGAAAGAAAAAGATTCTGAAATGAGCGCAGCAAATCAAGAGACCTTGCCTACTCTTTCGAAAAAAGTACTAGTTCTATGTGCTGGAGGAGGAACTAGTGGTTTGTTATCAAATGCATTAAATAAAGCAGCAAAAGAGTTTCAAGTGGATATTACCTCAACTGCAGGAGCTTATGGAACCCATCAAGATATTTTAAAAGACTTTGATTTGGTTATTTTAGCCCCTCAAGTTGCATCAAACTATCAAGATATCAAAAAAGAAACAGATAAACTAGGTGTTAAATTAACAAAAACAGAAGGTATGGAATACATCAATCTAACAAGAGACCCTAAAGGATCTTTAGATTATGTTTTAAAACAATTTGTAAATGAATGA
- the lacF gene encoding lactose-specific PTS transporter subunit IIA, producing MDKETVTMLGFEIVAYAGEARSKLLEALTKAQEKDFSEANRLIEEANKVLNEAHNKQTEMLAKEASGEDIAMGLIMMHGQDHLMTTVLLKDLMTHFIYLYQNHM from the coding sequence ATGGACAAAGAAACAGTTACCATGCTTGGTTTTGAAATTGTTGCATATGCAGGAGAAGCTCGTTCAAAACTCTTGGAAGCATTAACAAAAGCTCAAGAAAAGGATTTTAGTGAGGCCAATCGCTTGATTGAAGAAGCTAATAAAGTTTTGAATGAAGCTCATAATAAACAGACAGAAATGTTAGCTAAAGAAGCCAGTGGAGAGGATATTGCAATGGGTCTTATTATGATGCATGGACAAGACCATCTTATGACAACAGTCCTATTAAAAGATTTAATGACACATTTCATTTATCTCTATCAAAATCATATGTAA
- a CDS encoding PRD domain-containing protein has translation MYKLIRSLNNNAALVKDKQNNEAVIMGLGITFQKKKGDLIREEKVEKIFLIKNNETKENLLMLLKDVPLDFVSVTFEVIDQLVAQFHYPVQNYIYVTLTDHLFASYNMLKEDRYMVSNLPELLAQYPLEAEMGRLALSMFNQKLAVTFPEDEVQRIALHFINAKGIEKTRPDKESFDEVVILQEIKAVLMQYGILRSDLNSNYYDRLMIHLSYFLHGLERENKANASILNLEKQILEEYPKAYQIGSNIYELIAQHTHKDLFEGEKLYIVLHIQRLL, from the coding sequence ATGTATAAGCTTATTCGTTCCTTGAATAATAACGCTGCTTTGGTGAAAGACAAACAAAATAATGAAGCAGTTATTATGGGATTAGGAATTACCTTTCAAAAGAAAAAAGGTGATTTAATCAGGGAAGAAAAAGTTGAAAAAATTTTTCTGATTAAAAATAATGAAACCAAAGAGAATTTATTGATGTTATTAAAAGATGTACCACTGGATTTTGTTTCTGTGACATTTGAGGTGATTGACCAATTAGTAGCACAGTTTCATTATCCCGTACAAAATTACATCTATGTGACTTTAACAGATCATTTATTTGCTTCATATAACATGTTAAAAGAGGATAGATATATGGTCAGCAATTTACCTGAATTACTAGCCCAATACCCACTAGAAGCAGAAATGGGACGATTGGCATTAAGCATGTTCAATCAGAAATTAGCTGTAACATTTCCAGAAGATGAAGTTCAAAGAATTGCCTTGCATTTTATCAATGCTAAAGGTATAGAAAAAACAAGACCTGATAAGGAAAGTTTTGACGAAGTCGTTATTTTACAAGAAATAAAAGCAGTTTTAATGCAGTACGGGATTTTAAGGAGTGATCTGAATAGCAATTACTATGATCGACTAATGATTCACCTTAGTTATTTTTTACATGGATTAGAACGCGAAAATAAAGCAAACGCTTCTATTTTGAATTTAGAAAAACAAATCTTAGAAGAGTACCCCAAAGCCTATCAGATTGGAAGTAACATTTATGAATTAATCGCTCAACATACACATAAAGACTTGTTTGAAGGCGAAAAATTATACATTGTATTACACATTCAAAGATTACTTTAA
- a CDS encoding aldose 1-epimerase family protein, with amino-acid sequence MALTLENEFLRLSFKDLGGELSSIQDKDGLEYLWQGNPDYWSGQAPVLFPICGSLRNNQTLYDDNRLGLEKGTMPRHGIVRKEYFKGKKVSDNQVTYYLDSSDKMLSSFPYRFSLSVDYYLKGKTITVTYRVKNLESDFSMPFTIGAHPAFNCPLFENESYEDYYLEFSEIENCSSAQVFADSGLVDLDSRQPFLENSRQLALDYGLFKDDTLLLDRLSSKRISLLSRNHEKGLTLNLRDFPFLVLWSTANKGPFIALEPWLGVSTSKNESDRFQDKVNTQLLKPQERQMYSYEINIK; translated from the coding sequence ATGGCTTTAACGCTTGAAAATGAGTTTTTAAGGCTGAGCTTTAAAGATTTAGGCGGGGAACTGTCATCCATCCAGGATAAAGATGGTTTAGAATATCTTTGGCAAGGAAATCCGGATTACTGGAGTGGACAAGCTCCAGTTCTCTTTCCAATATGTGGCAGTTTAAGAAACAATCAAACACTCTATGATGACAATCGGCTTGGGCTAGAAAAAGGAACCATGCCAAGACATGGTATTGTGCGGAAAGAATATTTTAAGGGAAAAAAAGTCTCAGATAATCAAGTGACCTATTATTTGGACAGTAGTGACAAAATGTTAAGCTCTTTTCCTTATCGTTTTTCTCTAAGTGTAGATTATTACTTAAAGGGTAAGACTATTACGGTCACCTATCGGGTAAAAAACCTTGAGTCAGACTTTTCAATGCCATTTACGATTGGTGCACATCCAGCTTTTAACTGCCCTCTTTTTGAAAATGAGTCCTATGAAGACTATTATTTAGAGTTTTCAGAAATCGAAAATTGCAGTAGCGCTCAGGTTTTTGCTGATTCTGGTTTAGTTGATTTAGATAGTCGCCAACCATTTTTGGAAAATTCAAGACAACTAGCTTTAGACTATGGCTTATTTAAAGATGATACCTTGCTACTGGATCGTTTGTCATCAAAGCGTATTAGCTTGCTTTCGAGAAACCATGAAAAAGGATTAACATTAAATCTCCGTGATTTTCCTTTCTTGGTTTTATGGTCAACTGCTAATAAAGGTCCATTTATTGCCCTAGAACCTTGGTTAGGTGTTTCTACTTCTAAAAATGAAAGTGATCGTTTTCAAGATAAAGTCAATACACAATTATTAAAACCACAGGAAAGGCAAATGTATTCTTACGAAATCAACATTAAATAA